The following proteins are encoded in a genomic region of Nocardioides sp. cx-173:
- a CDS encoding cytochrome P450 — MTATEHPEAAADETARKQPVFQFDRHAPDYREHFGEITKEMQSKCPVAWSDTHGGHWVASGYQEVFDIARRADVLSNDHDVKGVRKGYKGITIPAASTQQGGFLEMDPPYQRYYRQALNPYLSPAAVARWTPFVDEIVRAAINEKIESGSIDFVDDLANIVPAVLTLAMLGIPVQDWEIYCDPTHALVYTPRTSERFQVALQQMAVMMGHLQQALTDSRTDPKPGLVSALAGLEWDDHQPDDQELLGVLSLLIGGGFDTTTALTAHALDWLSQNPADRARLSAERETLLDSATEEFLRYFTPAPGDGRTISEDCVLAGTEFKEGDRLWLSWAMANRDPKTFENPDTVDLARKGNKHTSFGLGIHRCIGSNMARMVFKSMLTAVLDRMPDYVCDPARAVHYESVGVIQGMQHLPATFTPGERIGAGLDETLAALQRACEEQQLAAPITERRARADV; from the coding sequence ATGACCGCCACGGAGCACCCTGAGGCGGCCGCGGACGAGACCGCACGCAAGCAGCCGGTCTTCCAGTTCGACCGCCACGCCCCCGACTACCGCGAGCACTTCGGCGAGATCACCAAGGAGATGCAGTCCAAGTGCCCCGTCGCGTGGTCCGACACCCACGGCGGCCACTGGGTGGCCAGCGGCTACCAGGAGGTCTTCGACATCGCCCGGCGCGCCGACGTGCTCTCCAACGACCATGACGTCAAGGGCGTGCGCAAGGGCTACAAGGGCATCACCATCCCCGCAGCGAGCACCCAGCAGGGCGGCTTCCTCGAGATGGACCCGCCGTACCAGCGCTACTACCGCCAGGCGCTGAACCCGTACCTCTCCCCCGCCGCGGTGGCGCGATGGACGCCCTTCGTCGACGAGATCGTCCGCGCGGCCATCAACGAGAAGATCGAGAGCGGTTCGATCGACTTCGTCGACGACCTGGCGAACATCGTCCCGGCCGTCCTGACCCTCGCCATGCTCGGCATCCCGGTCCAGGACTGGGAGATCTACTGCGACCCCACGCACGCGCTGGTCTACACGCCGCGCACCTCCGAGCGCTTCCAGGTGGCGCTGCAGCAGATGGCCGTGATGATGGGTCACCTGCAGCAGGCGCTCACCGACAGCCGCACCGATCCGAAGCCCGGCCTGGTCAGCGCCCTGGCCGGCCTGGAGTGGGACGACCACCAACCGGACGACCAGGAGCTGCTCGGCGTCCTCAGCCTTCTCATCGGCGGCGGGTTCGACACCACGACCGCGCTGACCGCGCACGCGCTGGACTGGCTCTCGCAGAACCCCGCCGACCGGGCCCGACTCAGCGCCGAGCGGGAGACCCTGCTCGACTCCGCGACCGAGGAGTTCCTGCGGTACTTCACCCCGGCACCTGGTGACGGCCGGACGATCAGCGAGGACTGCGTGCTGGCGGGCACGGAGTTCAAGGAGGGTGACCGGCTCTGGCTCTCCTGGGCCATGGCCAACCGGGACCCGAAGACCTTCGAGAACCCCGACACGGTGGACCTGGCCCGCAAGGGCAACAAGCACACCAGCTTCGGTCTCGGCATCCACCGGTGCATCGGCTCGAACATGGCCCGGATGGTCTTCAAGAGCATGCTGACCGCTGTGCTCGACCGGATGCCCGACTACGTGTGCGACCCCGCCCGCGCCGTCCACTACGAGTCCGTCGGCGTGATCCAGGGCATGCAGCACCTCCCGGCGACCTTCACGCCGGGCGAGCGCATCGGTGCCGGCCTGGACGAGACGCTGGCGGCCCTGCAGCGGGCGTGCGAGGAGCAGCAGCTCGCCGCGCCGATCACCGAGCGCCGGGCGCGCGCGGACGTCTGA
- a CDS encoding CaiB/BaiF CoA transferase family protein, translated as MHKPMQGVRVLEVAQFTFVPAAGAILAEWGAEVTKVEHAVRGDGQRGLTTVLGVDAITEGSSFSPIFDAANRGKRSVGLALEKPEAREVLEELIRRSDVFITNFLPSARAKLGIELEDVRAINPDIIYVRGSGFGQRGEEADKGGYDMTAFWARAGSAAGATPPGAEVIAPMPAGAYGDNQGGMAMAGGIAAALYARTTTGEPAVIDVSLLGVGAWATQFTVNLAMMAGGPPPRPPVPRHGSARNPLVGAYKTSDGRWLWLATVQPGPYWREFCETIGRPDLPEDERFDTVEHLMANAPQAAEIIAEVLASRTFDEWIDQFKGLQAQWAAVQDAWGVSNDEALRSNGYIGKLTDADGVERELVVSPVQFDQTPAEARRAPLFAEHTDDVLSELGFSDEKLIELKIAGAVT; from the coding sequence ATGCACAAGCCGATGCAGGGTGTCCGGGTGCTCGAGGTGGCCCAGTTCACGTTCGTGCCCGCAGCCGGGGCGATCCTGGCGGAGTGGGGCGCCGAGGTGACCAAGGTCGAGCACGCGGTGCGAGGAGACGGCCAGCGCGGCCTGACGACCGTCCTCGGTGTCGACGCGATCACCGAGGGCAGCAGCTTCTCGCCGATCTTCGACGCGGCCAACCGAGGCAAGCGGAGCGTGGGCCTGGCGCTGGAGAAGCCCGAGGCGCGCGAGGTCCTGGAGGAGCTGATCCGGCGCAGCGACGTCTTCATCACGAACTTCCTGCCGAGCGCGAGGGCGAAGCTGGGGATCGAGCTCGAGGACGTCCGCGCGATCAACCCCGACATCATCTATGTGCGTGGGTCGGGCTTCGGGCAGCGCGGCGAGGAGGCGGACAAGGGTGGTTACGACATGACCGCCTTCTGGGCCCGCGCCGGCAGCGCCGCCGGCGCCACCCCGCCGGGGGCGGAGGTCATCGCGCCGATGCCCGCCGGTGCGTACGGCGACAATCAGGGGGGCATGGCCATGGCCGGCGGCATCGCGGCCGCCCTCTATGCCCGCACGACCACCGGTGAGCCGGCGGTCATCGACGTGTCGTTGCTCGGCGTCGGCGCCTGGGCGACCCAGTTCACGGTCAACCTCGCGATGATGGCCGGCGGCCCGCCGCCACGGCCGCCGGTGCCGCGGCACGGATCGGCTCGCAACCCCCTCGTGGGCGCCTACAAGACCTCGGACGGTCGCTGGCTGTGGCTCGCGACGGTGCAGCCAGGCCCGTACTGGCGCGAGTTCTGCGAGACCATCGGCCGGCCCGACCTTCCCGAGGACGAGCGCTTCGACACCGTCGAGCACCTGATGGCGAACGCCCCGCAGGCAGCGGAGATCATCGCCGAGGTCCTGGCCTCGCGCACGTTCGACGAGTGGATCGACCAGTTCAAGGGCCTGCAGGCGCAGTGGGCGGCCGTCCAGGACGCCTGGGGCGTGTCCAACGACGAGGCGCTGCGGAGCAACGGCTACATCGGAAAGCTCACCGACGCCGACGGCGTGGAGCGCGAGCTGGTCGTCAGTCCGGTGCAGTTCGACCAGACGCCCGCCGAGGCCCGACGCGCGCCACTGTTCGCCGAGCACACCGACGACGTCCTCAGCGAGCTCGGCTTCTCCGACGAGAAGCTGATCGAGCTCAAGATCGCCGGCGCGGTCACCTGA
- a CDS encoding ferredoxin, with translation MKVTVDPDKCQGHTLCFMQAPDLFLLDDLDGHASVVTGEVPEGREEQAHEAISSCPEQAIAVVA, from the coding sequence ATGAAGGTCACCGTCGATCCCGACAAGTGCCAGGGGCACACGCTCTGCTTCATGCAGGCACCCGATCTGTTCCTGCTCGACGACCTCGACGGCCACGCCAGCGTGGTCACCGGCGAGGTGCCCGAGGGTCGCGAGGAGCAGGCGCACGAGGCGATCAGCTCATGCCCCGAGCAGGCGATCGCGGTGGTCGCATGA
- a CDS encoding FadR/GntR family transcriptional regulator — MAPTSGSPKVSFTGPQIGTPVRAPKTAELIAGHLRRQIVRGELQPGRTLPPEIQLMEQYGVSRPTLREAFRILEAEALISVRRGSRGGAQVIAPEVAVAARYVGLLLQIQGTTINDVYEARMITEPPCARLLVERHTEDDLAKLTEVVEQLKAEVHSSKPFVPDPDTWSRLTYRFHELILQGSGNKTLAIQGAVLADIVATHLRTKIARGYDDEPSERFQRVIRSFTKFIGIVKTGDAAAAEKHWLSHMEAAAQFLLKDDLKTKPVVDLFS; from the coding sequence ATGGCACCCACGAGCGGCTCCCCCAAGGTGAGCTTCACCGGACCGCAGATCGGGACGCCAGTGCGTGCGCCGAAGACCGCCGAGCTGATCGCGGGTCACCTGCGGCGACAGATCGTGCGCGGGGAGCTGCAGCCGGGACGCACCCTGCCTCCCGAGATCCAGCTCATGGAGCAGTACGGCGTGTCCCGCCCGACGCTTCGGGAGGCCTTCCGCATCCTCGAGGCCGAGGCCCTGATCAGCGTCCGTCGTGGCAGCCGTGGCGGGGCCCAGGTGATCGCACCGGAGGTCGCGGTCGCTGCGCGGTACGTCGGGCTGCTGCTGCAGATCCAGGGCACCACGATCAACGACGTGTACGAGGCGCGGATGATCACCGAGCCCCCCTGCGCGCGGCTGCTGGTGGAGCGACACACCGAGGACGACCTCGCGAAGCTCACCGAGGTCGTGGAGCAGCTCAAGGCGGAGGTCCACTCGAGCAAGCCGTTCGTCCCCGACCCGGACACGTGGAGCCGGCTGACCTACCGGTTCCACGAGCTCATCCTCCAGGGCAGCGGCAACAAGACGCTGGCGATCCAGGGCGCGGTCCTGGCCGACATCGTCGCCACTCATCTGCGCACCAAGATCGCGCGCGGCTACGACGACGAGCCCTCCGAGCGTTTCCAGCGGGTGATCCGCTCGTTCACCAAGTTCATCGGCATCGTCAAGACCGGAGACGCCGCAGCGGCAGAGAAGCACTGGCTCTCCCACATGGAGGCGGCCGCGCAGTTCCTGCTGAAGGACGATCTCAAGACCAAGCCGGTCGTCGACCTGTTCTCCTGA
- a CDS encoding SDR family NAD(P)-dependent oxidoreductase, which yields MDLNEAVAFVAGGGGGFGAATARRLHAAGAKVLVGDLDDVKGKAVAEELGDGAAFVRTDVTDEDSVQAALDAAMELGPLRVAVVAHGGRGGKRILDKESKPAPQAAFSQVIDIFLNATYNIDRLAAAAIARSEPLAHGERGVIINTASIAAFDGTIGQTAYAAAKAGIVGMTLPLARDLGPLGIRAVTIAPGTFLTPAFRDADPDELDTYWGKAVPFPKRMGRAEEYAMLAQQIAENPYLNGETIRLDGGLRFTAKGGH from the coding sequence ATGGACCTCAACGAAGCGGTGGCGTTCGTCGCCGGCGGCGGCGGCGGCTTCGGGGCCGCGACCGCACGACGATTGCACGCCGCAGGCGCGAAGGTGCTCGTCGGCGACCTCGACGACGTCAAGGGCAAGGCCGTCGCCGAGGAGCTGGGCGACGGCGCCGCGTTCGTCCGGACCGACGTGACCGACGAGGACAGCGTGCAGGCGGCGTTGGACGCCGCCATGGAGCTGGGACCGCTGCGAGTCGCCGTCGTGGCACACGGCGGCCGAGGCGGGAAGCGCATCCTGGACAAGGAGAGCAAGCCTGCCCCGCAGGCGGCGTTCAGCCAGGTGATCGACATCTTCCTCAACGCCACCTACAACATCGACCGACTGGCCGCCGCTGCCATCGCCCGGTCCGAGCCCCTCGCGCACGGGGAGCGCGGCGTCATCATCAACACCGCGTCGATCGCCGCCTTCGACGGCACGATCGGCCAGACCGCCTACGCCGCAGCCAAGGCAGGCATCGTCGGAATGACGCTGCCGTTGGCCCGCGACCTCGGCCCGCTGGGGATCCGCGCGGTCACGATCGCGCCGGGCACCTTCCTCACCCCGGCGTTCCGCGACGCCGACCCCGACGAGCTGGACACGTACTGGGGCAAGGCGGTCCCGTTCCCCAAGCGGATGGGGCGGGCCGAGGAGTACGCCATGCTGGCACAGCAGATCGCGGAGAACCCGTACCTGAACGGCGAGACGATCCGCCTCGATGGCGGCCTGCGGTTCACGGCCAAGGGCGGCCACTGA
- a CDS encoding acyl-CoA dehydrogenase family protein: MSASPSEEQEQLRRLVHDFLQDRSPVADARRLAESGADGDRAVWTQMAEQLRLQALVVPEEHGGDGYGPAELGIVLEQMGGVLLVSPYFATVAMAAQTLIASGDETAMRRWLPGIADGATTATLALAEDSGAWDAGLVRTQARSSGDAWLLTGSKSFVVHGHTADLVLVVARTPDGVGVFAVEADAPGLTRAPMDVLDPTRPLATVQLDETPATRVGTGDASGWLASVTDLVLAASAAEQVGGAAACLAMAVDYAKVREQFGRPIGSFQAIKHKCSTMLLQVECGRSAAYAAGAAVATPGPEASTAAAVAKAYCSQAFTHVAKECLQIHGGVGFTWEHDAHLYLRRAKSSELLFGSPASHRARLAELVGI; encoded by the coding sequence ATGAGCGCCAGCCCCAGCGAGGAGCAGGAGCAGCTGCGCCGGCTCGTCCACGACTTCCTGCAGGATCGCTCCCCCGTGGCCGACGCCCGCAGGCTGGCCGAGTCCGGCGCCGATGGCGACCGTGCCGTCTGGACACAGATGGCCGAGCAGCTGCGGCTGCAGGCTCTGGTCGTCCCGGAGGAGCATGGCGGCGACGGCTACGGTCCGGCGGAGCTGGGGATCGTGCTGGAGCAGATGGGCGGCGTGCTGCTGGTCTCACCGTACTTCGCCACCGTCGCCATGGCCGCGCAGACGCTGATCGCCAGCGGGGACGAGACGGCCATGCGACGCTGGCTGCCGGGGATCGCCGACGGCGCGACCACCGCGACGCTCGCCCTGGCCGAGGACTCGGGAGCCTGGGACGCCGGGCTGGTCAGGACGCAGGCCCGGTCGTCGGGCGACGCCTGGCTGCTCACCGGCAGCAAGTCCTTCGTGGTCCACGGGCACACCGCCGACCTGGTGCTGGTCGTCGCCCGCACCCCCGACGGGGTCGGCGTCTTCGCGGTCGAGGCGGACGCTCCCGGCCTCACGCGGGCACCGATGGACGTCCTCGACCCGACCCGCCCGCTCGCGACGGTCCAGCTGGACGAGACCCCCGCCACGCGCGTGGGCACCGGGGACGCGTCGGGATGGCTCGCGAGCGTCACCGACCTGGTGCTCGCGGCCTCGGCGGCCGAGCAGGTCGGCGGCGCGGCCGCCTGCTTGGCGATGGCGGTGGACTACGCGAAGGTCCGCGAGCAGTTCGGTCGCCCGATCGGCTCGTTCCAGGCGATCAAGCACAAGTGCTCGACGATGCTCCTGCAGGTCGAGTGCGGCCGCTCGGCCGCCTACGCCGCGGGTGCCGCCGTCGCGACCCCCGGGCCGGAGGCCTCGACCGCGGCGGCGGTCGCCAAGGCCTACTGCTCGCAGGCCTTCACCCACGTCGCGAAGGAGTGCCTCCAGATCCATGGCGGGGTCGGGTTCACCTGGGAGCACGACGCGCACCTGTACCTGCGCCGCGCCAAGTCGTCGGAGCTGCTCTTCGGCTCACCGGCGTCGCACCGGGCGCGCCTCGCCGAGCTGGTGGGGATCTGA
- a CDS encoding nuclear transport factor 2 family protein, protein MTDRFDARLSAEDERALSELSARYAVACDMRDRHGFCDLFTDDVVVMVHYAAEDRPRVAVGLENVGRVPEQLTRYAKTFHMLGQSTYAEGEEPGTATGEIYCVGHHITGTEPIVDVRMHLRYHDDYRHTDNGWRISRREVFVDFTTTEAVTWAAGLSARPPTTAALRSVRGSG, encoded by the coding sequence ATGACTGACCGATTCGATGCGCGCCTCTCTGCCGAGGACGAGCGCGCCCTGTCCGAGCTCTCGGCCCGCTACGCCGTGGCCTGCGACATGCGGGACCGGCACGGCTTCTGCGACCTCTTCACCGACGACGTCGTGGTGATGGTCCACTACGCCGCCGAGGACCGGCCGCGGGTCGCCGTTGGCCTCGAGAACGTGGGGAGGGTCCCCGAGCAGCTGACGCGCTACGCCAAGACCTTCCACATGCTGGGGCAGTCGACGTACGCCGAGGGCGAGGAGCCCGGCACGGCGACCGGCGAGATCTACTGCGTCGGTCACCACATCACCGGCACCGAGCCGATCGTGGACGTCCGCATGCACCTGCGCTACCACGACGACTACCGCCACACGGACAACGGTTGGCGGATCAGTCGCCGCGAGGTGTTCGTCGACTTCACCACCACGGAGGCCGTCACGTGGGCGGCCGGCCTGAGCGCACGTCCGCCGACGACCGCAGCCCTGCGCAGCGTCCGAGGCTCTGGCTGA
- a CDS encoding thiolase C-terminal domain-containing protein — MSEGVDDKTQVRRPLPQPTLASAGFWSAGAGGALHVQRCADCGAYTHPPLPRCRSCHGPNVGLAPVSGRAVVAGFTVNHQQWLAGFPPPYVIAVVALEEDPGARLTTNIVNCPVDEARVGMAVRVVFEHVEDVHLPLFEPDPDRAGETLEVPVDTVASVRPPASSVRFEDRAVLTGVGQSRVGRRLLVDPVSLTVEACERAVADAGLTMADIDGLSTYPGRVGSPGMSEGGIWPVAEALQLHPTWINAGGDMPGQVGPVIAAMMAVSSGLCRHVLCFRTVWEASLAAMIRDGTWDAPPSRATGMVEHLSPYGAMSAANWIGVFASNYFHRYGGDRSMLGWVAVNSRANASRNPEAIYRDPITIDDYHAARMITTPFGLYDCDVPVDGATAIVVSAVETAGDRPHPAIKIEAIGTQITERLSWDQGTLSHEPQTAGPAAHLWTRTDLRHDDVDLALLYDGFTFNAVSWLEALGFCEPGGAADFIDEGRGIALDGRLPLNPHGGQLSAGRLHGFGFIREAMLQLRGEADGRQVADAGVAVVTTGGGAPGGAMLLRRP, encoded by the coding sequence GTGTCTGAGGGAGTCGACGACAAGACGCAGGTACGCCGTCCGCTTCCGCAGCCGACCCTCGCGAGTGCGGGGTTCTGGTCTGCGGGAGCGGGCGGCGCGCTCCACGTGCAGCGCTGCGCCGACTGCGGGGCCTACACGCATCCGCCGCTGCCGCGGTGCCGGTCTTGTCACGGCCCGAACGTCGGGCTGGCGCCGGTGTCCGGCCGCGCGGTGGTCGCGGGCTTCACCGTCAACCACCAGCAGTGGCTCGCCGGCTTCCCGCCGCCGTACGTCATCGCGGTGGTGGCGCTGGAGGAGGACCCCGGCGCCCGGCTGACGACCAACATCGTCAACTGCCCGGTCGACGAGGCCCGTGTCGGGATGGCCGTCCGGGTGGTGTTCGAGCACGTCGAGGACGTCCATCTCCCCCTCTTCGAGCCCGACCCCGACCGTGCCGGCGAGACCCTCGAGGTCCCGGTCGACACCGTGGCGTCGGTGCGGCCTCCGGCCTCGTCGGTGCGCTTCGAGGATCGCGCCGTGCTGACCGGGGTGGGCCAGTCGCGCGTGGGCCGGCGTCTGCTCGTCGACCCCGTGTCGCTGACCGTCGAGGCCTGCGAGCGTGCCGTCGCGGACGCGGGACTGACGATGGCCGACATCGACGGGCTCTCGACCTATCCCGGCCGGGTCGGCTCGCCCGGCATGTCCGAGGGCGGCATCTGGCCGGTCGCGGAGGCGCTCCAGCTGCACCCGACCTGGATCAACGCCGGGGGCGACATGCCGGGGCAGGTCGGACCGGTCATCGCGGCGATGATGGCCGTGTCCTCCGGGCTGTGCCGGCACGTGCTCTGCTTCCGCACGGTGTGGGAGGCGTCGCTCGCCGCGATGATTCGCGACGGCACCTGGGACGCGCCGCCGTCACGTGCCACCGGGATGGTGGAGCACCTCTCGCCGTACGGCGCGATGTCCGCCGCCAACTGGATCGGTGTCTTCGCGTCCAACTACTTCCACCGCTACGGCGGCGACCGGTCGATGCTGGGGTGGGTGGCCGTCAACTCGCGGGCCAACGCGTCGCGCAACCCCGAGGCGATCTACCGGGACCCGATCACTATCGACGACTACCACGCCGCTCGGATGATCACCACGCCGTTCGGGCTGTACGACTGCGACGTCCCGGTCGACGGAGCGACGGCGATCGTCGTCTCTGCGGTCGAGACCGCCGGCGACCGTCCGCACCCGGCCATCAAGATCGAGGCGATCGGCACCCAGATCACCGAACGGCTCAGCTGGGACCAGGGGACCCTGTCCCACGAGCCGCAGACGGCGGGACCGGCCGCCCATCTGTGGACGCGGACGGACCTGCGTCACGACGACGTCGACCTCGCGCTCCTCTACGACGGCTTCACCTTCAACGCGGTGTCGTGGCTCGAGGCGCTGGGCTTCTGCGAGCCCGGCGGCGCGGCCGACTTCATCGACGAGGGTCGGGGGATCGCGCTCGACGGGCGGCTGCCGCTCAACCCGCACGGGGGGCAGCTCTCGGCCGGCCGGCTGCACGGCTTCGGCTTCATCCGCGAGGCGATGCTGCAGCTGCGCGGGGAAGCCGACGGGCGGCAGGTGGCCGACGCCGGCGTGGCCGTGGTGACCACCGGCGGCGGGGCGCCCGGGGGCGCCATGCTGCTGCGCCGTCCCTAG
- a CDS encoding acyl-CoA dehydrogenase family protein: MPVQQGLGETAVETDEEFRARLRAFFADHHPGRPPRDPAERLVWTKAWLATLFDHGYAGPAWPRAHGGMELPFARQVIYHEEFAAARVPGPLGTGLNIAAPTIITYGSDEQQRRWLAPMLRGDVVWAQGYSEPGAGSDLPSLRTTAKRSGDEYVVNGQKVWTSHGQSADILFALVRTGTQESRQKGISYLVIDAHAPGVDIRPLQDLTGGHLFAEVFLDDVRVPVADRIGEENGGWKLARTSLGHERAAGSMNQAALYRRVLTELEELARERGLLADALVRDRLADFEIRVRIMRYNAQRIIADILLRGEPGAASSVSRLLIAEFEQDLHEFAVDMLGPQGLLGKGSPLAVQRSRWLQGFLRTRASTIGTGTREIQLNTVAEQVLGLPYDPSMPPR, from the coding sequence ATGCCGGTGCAGCAGGGCCTAGGCGAAACGGCTGTCGAGACTGATGAGGAGTTCCGCGCACGCCTGCGCGCCTTCTTCGCCGATCACCACCCGGGGCGCCCGCCCCGGGATCCCGCGGAGCGTCTGGTGTGGACGAAGGCGTGGCTGGCCACGCTCTTCGACCACGGGTACGCCGGCCCGGCCTGGCCCCGCGCCCACGGCGGCATGGAGCTGCCGTTCGCCCGCCAGGTCATCTACCACGAGGAGTTCGCCGCTGCCCGGGTCCCGGGACCACTCGGCACGGGTCTCAACATCGCGGCCCCGACGATCATCACCTATGGCAGCGACGAGCAGCAGCGCCGCTGGCTCGCGCCGATGCTGCGCGGCGACGTGGTCTGGGCGCAGGGCTACTCCGAGCCCGGCGCCGGATCGGACCTCCCGAGCCTGCGCACGACGGCGAAGCGGTCCGGTGACGAGTACGTCGTCAACGGCCAGAAGGTCTGGACCTCGCACGGCCAGAGCGCCGACATCCTGTTCGCCCTCGTCCGCACGGGCACCCAGGAGAGCCGGCAGAAGGGCATCAGCTACCTGGTCATCGACGCCCACGCACCGGGTGTGGACATCCGGCCGCTGCAGGACCTGACCGGTGGCCACCTCTTCGCGGAGGTGTTCCTCGATGACGTCCGGGTCCCCGTGGCGGACCGGATCGGTGAGGAGAACGGCGGCTGGAAGCTCGCCCGGACCAGCCTGGGTCACGAGCGCGCGGCCGGGTCGATGAACCAGGCGGCGCTGTACCGCCGGGTGCTCACCGAGCTCGAGGAGCTGGCCCGCGAGCGGGGGCTCCTGGCCGACGCCCTGGTGCGCGACCGCCTCGCCGACTTCGAGATCCGGGTGCGGATCATGCGCTACAACGCCCAGCGGATCATCGCCGACATCCTGCTGCGCGGGGAGCCGGGCGCGGCATCGTCGGTCTCCCGGCTGCTCATCGCCGAGTTCGAGCAGGACCTGCACGAGTTCGCCGTCGACATGCTCGGGCCGCAGGGCCTGCTGGGCAAGGGCAGTCCGCTGGCGGTGCAGCGGTCGCGGTGGCTGCAGGGTTTCCTGCGCACGCGGGCGTCCACGATCGGCACCGGCACCCGGGAGATCCAGCTGAACACCGTCGCCGAGCAGGTGCTCGGGCTTCCGTACGATCCGTCGATGCCGCCGCGCTGA
- a CDS encoding amidohydrolase family protein, translated as MPLQDDMQIVSVDDHLIEHPRVFSDRLAAKFQDEGPRIIEDEQGRHLWTFEGEIFPYIGLNAVAGKKPEEVGMEPLRFDDMIPGCYDPVARVKDMDVDGVQAAACFPSFPGFGGRVFFNSKNKELGLASLQAWNDFSIDEWCGTDPSRFVPLAILPLWDIDLAVAELKRVAAKGARLVSFPDNPSPLGLPGFSSDHWGPLWDVFEETGIVVSLHFGSGSFVPGFHASAKALRPNFQGEQFKSVSARMGGNADAADDEVPSIATFVVYATNLMWSAVELVFSGQLQKHPRLKFMLAEGGIGWFPYIMERLDLMWERHRHYQPIDFHTRPTDLFKKHFWGCFINDDFGIRNRHEIGIDRITVEIDYPHVDCNWPNSRKVLSESFLDVPDEDVRKMVELNAREVLNFPRV; from the coding sequence ATGCCGCTTCAGGATGACATGCAGATCGTCTCCGTGGACGACCACCTGATCGAGCACCCGCGGGTGTTCAGCGATCGTCTGGCGGCCAAGTTCCAAGACGAGGGGCCGCGCATCATCGAGGACGAGCAGGGCCGCCACCTGTGGACCTTCGAGGGCGAGATCTTCCCCTACATCGGCCTCAACGCCGTCGCCGGCAAGAAGCCGGAAGAGGTGGGCATGGAGCCGCTCCGGTTCGACGACATGATCCCCGGGTGCTACGACCCCGTCGCGCGGGTCAAGGACATGGACGTCGACGGCGTCCAGGCGGCCGCGTGCTTCCCGTCCTTCCCCGGGTTCGGTGGCCGCGTCTTCTTCAACTCCAAGAACAAGGAGCTCGGGCTTGCGAGCCTGCAGGCGTGGAACGACTTCAGCATCGACGAGTGGTGCGGGACCGACCCGTCGCGCTTCGTGCCGCTGGCGATCCTGCCCCTGTGGGACATCGACCTGGCCGTCGCGGAGCTGAAGCGGGTGGCCGCGAAGGGCGCCCGCCTGGTCTCCTTCCCCGACAACCCGTCCCCGCTCGGCCTGCCGGGCTTCTCCAGTGACCACTGGGGTCCGCTGTGGGACGTCTTCGAGGAGACCGGGATCGTGGTGAGCCTGCACTTCGGCTCAGGCAGCTTCGTGCCGGGCTTCCACGCCTCGGCGAAGGCGCTTCGCCCCAACTTCCAAGGTGAGCAGTTCAAGTCGGTGTCGGCGCGCATGGGCGGCAACGCGGACGCCGCGGACGACGAGGTGCCGAGCATCGCCACGTTCGTCGTCTACGCCACCAACCTGATGTGGTCCGCGGTCGAGCTGGTGTTCAGCGGGCAGCTCCAGAAGCATCCGCGGCTCAAGTTCATGCTCGCCGAGGGCGGCATCGGCTGGTTCCCCTACATCATGGAGCGCCTGGACCTGATGTGGGAGCGGCACCGCCACTACCAGCCGATCGACTTCCACACCCGCCCGACGGACCTGTTCAAGAAGCACTTCTGGGGCTGCTTCATCAACGACGACTTCGGCATCCGCAACCGTCATGAGATCGGCATCGACCGCATCACCGTGGAGATCGACTACCCGCACGTGGATTGCAACTGGCCCAACAGCCGCAAGGTCCTCTCCGAGTCGTTCCTCGATGTGCCGGACGAGGACGTGCGCAAGATGGTCGAGCTCAACGCGCGTGAAGTCCTGAACTTCCCCCGTGTCTGA